From Microbacterium sp. LWH11-1.2, one genomic window encodes:
- a CDS encoding GNAT family protein, with protein sequence MRHGPIELRLVRTKDARPLQHELLANRSWLQPWEATVPYGSVSFDMRLSIRRLLQQYKDGSGYPFVMEYEGEVAGQLNVWGVARGSLCSATIGYWVSERFAGRGITPTAVALATDACFTEYGLHRMEICIRPENAASLRVVQKLGFRYEGLRRRYIHIDGDWRDHYAFSLTREDVPQGVLARWLSGQVPPDAATVPPSDRIAL encoded by the coding sequence ATGCGGCACGGACCGATCGAGCTTCGGCTCGTGCGAACGAAGGACGCCCGTCCGCTGCAGCACGAGCTGCTCGCGAACCGGTCGTGGTTGCAGCCGTGGGAGGCGACCGTCCCCTACGGCTCGGTGTCGTTCGACATGCGCCTCAGCATCCGTCGGCTGCTGCAGCAGTACAAGGACGGCTCGGGCTATCCCTTCGTCATGGAGTACGAGGGCGAGGTCGCCGGACAGCTGAACGTCTGGGGAGTGGCCCGCGGCTCGCTGTGCTCCGCGACAATCGGCTATTGGGTGAGCGAGCGGTTCGCCGGCCGGGGGATCACCCCGACGGCGGTGGCTCTCGCCACCGATGCCTGCTTCACCGAGTACGGCCTGCACCGGATGGAGATCTGCATCCGCCCGGAGAACGCGGCGAGCCTGCGCGTCGTTCAGAAGCTCGGGTTCCGCTACGAGGGGCTGCGGCGCCGCTACATCCACATCGACGGGGACTGGCGCGACCACTATGCGTTCTCGCTCACGCGCGAGGATGTGCCCCAGGGCGTGCTGGCCCGGTGGCTGAGCGGCCAGGTGCCGCCGGATGCCGCGACGGTGCCGCCGTCGGACCGTATCGCCCTCTGA
- the galU gene encoding UTP--glucose-1-phosphate uridylyltransferase GalU gives MGEHKIKAVIPAAGLGTRFLPATKAMPKEMLPVVDKPAIQYVVEEAADAGIDDILVIIGRNKNAISNHFDSVPELEVKLLEKGDDGRLASVMKSSDLADIHFVRQGEPKGLGHAVLRARTHVGDSSFAVLLGDDLIDERDPLLTDMIAEHERSGAAVIALMEVDPASIHMYGAAAVESIEDSENVRVTGLVEKPAQEDAPSNLAVIGRYVLPASVFEILERTEPGKGGEIQLTDALQEMAADTDGPGVVGVIFRGRRYDTGDRVDYIKAIVQLASDRDDLGPELRPWLKEFAERL, from the coding sequence ATGGGTGAGCACAAGATCAAGGCCGTCATTCCCGCGGCAGGACTGGGGACGCGCTTCCTGCCTGCGACGAAGGCGATGCCGAAGGAGATGCTCCCTGTCGTCGACAAGCCGGCCATCCAGTACGTGGTGGAAGAGGCGGCGGACGCAGGGATCGATGACATCCTCGTCATCATCGGTCGCAACAAGAACGCGATCTCGAACCACTTCGACTCGGTCCCCGAGCTCGAGGTCAAGCTGCTGGAGAAGGGTGATGACGGTCGCCTCGCGAGCGTCATGAAGTCGAGCGACCTCGCCGACATCCACTTCGTGCGCCAGGGCGAGCCCAAGGGTCTCGGGCATGCCGTGCTGCGTGCCCGCACCCATGTCGGCGACAGCTCGTTCGCCGTGCTTCTCGGTGACGACCTCATCGACGAGCGCGACCCGCTGCTGACCGACATGATCGCCGAGCACGAGCGCAGCGGCGCCGCGGTCATCGCGCTGATGGAGGTCGACCCCGCCAGCATCCACATGTACGGTGCCGCCGCCGTCGAGTCGATCGAGGACTCGGAGAACGTCCGCGTGACCGGCCTCGTCGAGAAGCCCGCGCAGGAGGACGCCCCCTCGAACCTCGCCGTCATCGGCCGCTATGTGCTGCCGGCATCCGTCTTCGAGATCCTCGAGCGCACCGAGCCGGGCAAGGGCGGCGAGATCCAGCTGACCGACGCTCTGCAGGAGATGGCAGCAGACACCGATGGGCCCGGCGTCGTCGGAGTCATCTTCCGCGGCCGTCGTTACGACACCGGCGACCGCGTGGACTACATCAAGGCGATCGTGCAGCTCGCCTCCGACCGCGACGACCTCGGCCCGGAGTTGCGGCCCTGGCTCAAGGAGTTCGCGGAACGCCTCTAG
- a CDS encoding 5-formyltetrahydrofolate cyclo-ligase yields MSNDVEHAKRALRAELRERRQLLSESQRDAAASDIGARLDALVDELGARSISCFLSTTTEPGTREFVTRAVRRGIRVLLPITRADGLLDWAVATDDDRVAEGLFGLPEPTGEVLGPIAVNDVDLMIVPAAAVDRSGMRMGWGRGYFDKTIGSMEKCPPVYAVIYDSEILDSLPREVHDQPVNGVVTPTQTLNLSPTRR; encoded by the coding sequence ATGTCGAACGACGTCGAACACGCGAAACGCGCTCTGCGCGCCGAACTGCGTGAGCGCCGCCAGCTCCTCTCCGAGTCGCAGCGCGATGCCGCGGCGTCCGATATCGGCGCGCGCCTCGATGCGCTGGTCGACGAGCTCGGCGCACGATCGATCTCGTGCTTCCTCTCGACCACGACCGAGCCGGGCACCCGCGAGTTCGTGACCAGGGCTGTACGCCGCGGCATCCGCGTGCTGCTGCCGATCACCCGGGCCGACGGCCTGCTCGACTGGGCCGTCGCCACCGACGACGACCGCGTCGCCGAAGGACTGTTCGGTCTGCCCGAGCCGACCGGCGAGGTGCTGGGACCGATCGCCGTGAACGACGTCGACCTCATGATCGTCCCTGCCGCGGCCGTCGACCGCTCGGGGATGCGGATGGGCTGGGGTCGCGGCTACTTCGACAAGACGATCGGCTCCATGGAGAAGTGCCCGCCCGTCTACGCCGTCATCTATGATTCCGAGATACTCGACTCCCTGCCGCGGGAGGTGCACGACCAGCCGGTGAACGGCGTCGTGACCCCGACGCAGACCCTGAACCTGTCGCCCACGCGGCGCTGA